One window from the genome of Lacerta agilis isolate rLacAgi1 chromosome 18, rLacAgi1.pri, whole genome shotgun sequence encodes:
- the CCDC194 gene encoding coiled-coil domain-containing protein 194 isoform X1, which yields MDPAAVKATLKVLSLCAVLLLVLAAVTVSVAVMAWHSEAARQLRRCREQVANETGALGDKVAELERERAGREKQMEKLAQREKDLQKQLGQAKESRKRLNATLMGCLENVTLLDANLTAVRGEMFTLQVEGVEMDGRNSALLAEMSRWQQQASGLEERLEAAVGERAAAEAERERCEARQVALQESVHGYLSEIASLHRRLQGRPSSAGRRCPPFWYLLWGLASFFIL from the exons atggatCCTGCAGCTGTCAAAGCGACCCTGAAGGTCCTGAGCTTGTGTGCAGTGCTCCTGCTGGTGTTGGCGGCCGTGACCGTATCCGTGGCCGTCATGGCGTGGCACTCAGAAGCGGCGCGCCAGCTCAGGAGGTGCCGGGAACAGGTGGCCAACGAGACTGGGGCTCTGGGGGACAAGGTGGCCGAGCTGGAACGGGAACGGGCCGGGCGCGAGAAGCAGATGGAGAAGCTGGCCCAGCGAGAGAAGGATCTGCAGAAGCAGCTTGGCCAAGCCAaggagagcaggaagaggctcAACGCCACCTTGATGGGCTGCTTGGAGAACGTG ACCCTTTTGGATGCCAACCTGACAGCGGTCCGCGGCGAAATGTTCACCCTCCAGGTGGAAGGGGTGGAGATGGACGGTCGAAACAGCGCCTTGCTGG CGGAGATGTcccggtggcagcagcaggcgtCCGGCTTGGAAGAGCGGCTGGAGGCAGCGGTAGGAGAAAGAGCCGCGGCCGAGGCGGAGAGGGAGCGCTGCGAGGCGCGGCAGGTGGCGCTGCAGGAAAGCGT GCACGGCTACCTGTCCGAAATCGCCTCCCTCCACCGTCGCCTTCAGGGCCGCCCGTCCTCCGCCGGCCGCAGGTGCCCCCCGTTCTGGTACTTATTGTGGGGGCTGGCGAGCTTTTTCATTCTTTAG
- the CCDC194 gene encoding coiled-coil domain-containing protein 194 isoform X2, which translates to MAWHSEAARQLRRCREQVANETGALGDKVAELERERAGREKQMEKLAQREKDLQKQLGQAKESRKRLNATLMGCLENVTLLDANLTAVRGEMFTLQVEGVEMDGRNSALLAEMSRWQQQASGLEERLEAAVGERAAAEAERERCEARQVALQESVHGYLSEIASLHRRLQGRPSSAGRRCPPFWKG; encoded by the exons ATGGCGTGGCACTCAGAAGCGGCGCGCCAGCTCAGGAGGTGCCGGGAACAGGTGGCCAACGAGACTGGGGCTCTGGGGGACAAGGTGGCCGAGCTGGAACGGGAACGGGCCGGGCGCGAGAAGCAGATGGAGAAGCTGGCCCAGCGAGAGAAGGATCTGCAGAAGCAGCTTGGCCAAGCCAaggagagcaggaagaggctcAACGCCACCTTGATGGGCTGCTTGGAGAACGTG ACCCTTTTGGATGCCAACCTGACAGCGGTCCGCGGCGAAATGTTCACCCTCCAGGTGGAAGGGGTGGAGATGGACGGTCGAAACAGCGCCTTGCTGG CGGAGATGTcccggtggcagcagcaggcgtCCGGCTTGGAAGAGCGGCTGGAGGCAGCGGTAGGAGAAAGAGCCGCGGCCGAGGCGGAGAGGGAGCGCTGCGAGGCGCGGCAGGTGGCGCTGCAGGAAAGCGT GCACGGCTACCTGTCCGAAATCGCCTCCCTCCACCGTCGCCTTCAGGGCCGCCCGTCCTCCGCCGGCCGCAGGTGCCCCCCGTTCTG GAAGGGCTGA